Below is a window of Geovibrio ferrireducens DNA.
CATTGAATATTCGGAACTGACACCGGAGATGAGGGAATCGACCGTGAATTTAAATATAACGTCCCTGTTGGGGAACACGCCGTAGCTTGACTGATAAAATGTTACACCGTCAAACTTAACCGGGCTGTTCACTGAGACCACTGCGTCTGTTGTTACGTTGTCTTTTATGAAGTGTATTTTGGAGCGGAAGGAACTCTGCTTGGGAGAGTTTTCATAGAACTCAGATTCAAAATTTTCGAGATAAACACTGAAAGGAAGCTCAATCTCCTTATCCTTACCGGCAGTGACAATATGTTCCAGCTTACCTTCGAGTATGGCTATATTGCCGTTGTAGCCGAAAATTCCGCCTATGAAGCCGCCCGCAATGAGTATAACGAGTCCGAGGTGCGTTATAAATGCACCGGATTTGCCGTATCTGCCTTTTTCCGCAGCGAGAACATCTTCACTCCCGGTTTTTCTCCAGCGTGAGAAAACGGACTCAAAGGCCTTTGCCACATTTTCGGAAGATGTATTAAACTCTTTTTCCTCAACAAAATAGGCAGAGAAGGCATCCTTATCCGTGCTGATTTTCCCGGTAAGCTTCCTCCATGTTGCCGGAAACTTATCCACGGAACAAAAAATAAGATTCAGCGCCAGAAGCAGCAGGATGGAGTTAAACCAGTATGTATGGTAAAGGTCGGTGAAACCTGTTTTATCCAGAAAATTGTAAACCGTCGGTGCAGCCTCGCCGAAAACAGAGCTGAGCCTTTCTGTTGTTTCTTCGGCCGGTGCGTGCTGTTTAATGAAAGTACCCACGGAGGATACGAAAATTATAACCGCGAAAAGAACGAGAGCAAACCTCAGAGAGCCTGCGGCCTTGAATATTTTTTTCATCATAATTAAAATTCCTGCTTTCAAAAATAAATTACAGCATTCCCGAATCTTAGTCATGTTTCGAGAAATCCCGTAATATATATAAACCCTTTAGACAGATTCAGACAGTATTTTTTTGTAAAAAAGAATCGGGGGCATTAAGCCCCCGACTCAGAGTGTATTCTTATTGTTTAAATTACTTCGCAGCAGCCTGTGCTTTTTTCATTTCGGCTATTGCATCGTTGATTACTTTTATACCCGCCATTGACTCGTCAATGGATTTGGTGAGAGATTCTCTCGCCATTTCGGGGTTGTGGAAGCCGTCAGAGTTTTCAGCAGTCCAGTATTCCCAGAGGATGTGGGCTTTCAGGTGCTGATCCTGCGCTTTTTTGATAACTTCCTCGCTGAGGCCTTTATCTTTGCCTTCAAGTATTTTGTCGATAAGGTTTGAAAGCGCAACTTCGGCTTTTCTCATTTTGCCTTTG
It encodes the following:
- the resB gene encoding cytochrome c biogenesis protein ResB, whose translation is MMKKIFKAAGSLRFALVLFAVIIFVSSVGTFIKQHAPAEETTERLSSVFGEAAPTVYNFLDKTGFTDLYHTYWFNSILLLLALNLIFCSVDKFPATWRKLTGKISTDKDAFSAYFVEEKEFNTSSENVAKAFESVFSRWRKTGSEDVLAAEKGRYGKSGAFITHLGLVILIAGGFIGGIFGYNGNIAILEGKLEHIVTAGKDKEIELPFSVYLENFESEFYENSPKQSSFRSKIHFIKDNVTTDAVVSVNSPVKFDGVTFYQSSYGVFPNRDVIFKFTVDSLISGVSSEYSMGIGQEFEIPDLKLKVMLNDFAPALGKDSEGNLINFSTQLVNPALNFVFTNQEGESASEWILMKDPASGDFTNMHITFNDVWGAEYTVLSARIDPGLPVIYLGFIIISIGVMTAFYTSHRRVWIVTKPGGRNISVRLFYHKDKGKVTAQREAEKLFRGLSAEIEKSRGEK